From one Lotus japonicus ecotype B-129 chromosome 3, LjGifu_v1.2 genomic stretch:
- the LOC130744270 gene encoding zinc finger BED domain-containing protein RICESLEEPER 3-like: MSSPSNQMDSEFQETMQDSIFSTPVTSTGVDVTFPPHPSTSTGKRKQPSEVWLHFSQQPNDKRRAACNYCGTLISRNGTSTMRTHLTRCSQYPGSEKNKRRKDGPFLQAAEGQVGSSIVSSPTVFKFDQDICRTELVRMFIAAELPFRFVENEAFRQFLSVLQPRFVVISRSTLRRDIEKMFVDEQVKLKRFMSKHCGRVCLTTDTWTSVQNYCYMSLTAHFIDDDWNLQKKIINFRKVTGHSGVVIANNVELFLNEWELSQVLTITVDNATSNDSAIDKLRNSFLPLNRVILNGEYLHMRCCSHILNLIVKEGMKEIDISILRIRNAVRYMKCSSKRFLKFLSYAESVHISYKGMLSLDTDTRWNSTYTMLEAAVQYEKVFVLYEARDSKFKKAMSKDNGKGVPTSADWDHVKSILPFLKIFHASTKRISGSYYVTSNVYMKEVFSIGKKNKAI; this comes from the coding sequence ATGTCGTCACCAAGTAACCAGATGGATTCCGAGTTCCAAGAAACTATGCAAGATTCAATATTTTCTACACCAGTTACTAGCACTGGAGTTGATGTTACATTCCCACCACATCCTAGCACATCAACTGGCAAAAGGAAACAACCCTCAGAAGTGTGGCTCCACTTTTCACAACAGCCTAATGATAAGAGAAGGGCTGCGTGTAACTACTGTGGTACTCTCATTAGTAGGAATGGAACAAGTACTATGCGGACCCATTTGACGAGATGCTCGCAATATCCAGGCagtgaaaaaaataagagaagaaaaGATGGTCCATTTCTGCAGGCTGCAGAAGGACAAGTAGGAAGTAGCATTGTTTCTTCTCCTACGGTCTTTAAGTTTGACCAAGACATATGCCGAACAGAACTTGTGAGGATGTTTATTGCTGCTGAGCTTCCATTCCGGTTTGTCGAAAATGAAGCCTTTCGCCAGTTTCTGAGTGTTCTGCAACCGCGATTTGTTGTCATTTCGCGGTCTACTCTGAGGAGGGACATTGAAAAAATGTTTGTTGACGAACAAGTGAAGTTGAAAAGGTTCATGTCCAAACATTGTGGTAGGGTGTGTCTTACAACAGACACATGGACTTCTGTGCAGAATTATTGTTATATGAGTTTGACTGCGCATTTTATTGATGATGATTGGAACTTGCAgaaaaagattataaactttCGGAAAGTTACGGGACATTCTGGAGTGGTTATAGCTAACAATGTCGAGTTGTTTCTGAATGAGTGGGAGCTAAGTCAAGTCTTGACTATAACTGTGGACAATGCTACATCTAACGATTCTGCGATTGACAAGCTTAGAAATAGTTTCTTGCCATTGAACAGAGTGATTTTGAATGGTGAGTATCTTCACATGCGTTGTTGTTCGCATATACTCAACTTGATTGTCAAAGAGGGTATGAAAGAGATTGATATTTCTATTTTGAGGATTCGAAATGCTGTGAGATATATGAAGTGCTCTTCTAAAAGATTTCTTAAATTCTTGAGCTATGCTGAAAGTGTGCATATATCATACAAAGGTATGCTGAGTTTAGATACAGATACTAGGTGGAATTCAACATACACAATGTTGGAGGCAGCTGTACAATATGAGAAGGTTTTTGTGTTGTATGAAGCACGAGATTCCAAGTTTAAGAAAGCAATGTCAAAAGATAATGGGAAGGGTGTTCCTACATCTGCAGATTGGGACCATGTGAAGTCTATTTTGCCTTTTCTGAAAATATTTCATGCTTCCACAAAGCGCATTTCTGGTTCCTACTACGTAACCAGTAATGTGTATATGAAAGAAGTATTTtctatcggaaaaaaaaataaggcaATATGA